Part of the Sulfurimonas denitrificans DSM 1251 genome is shown below.
CACTAAAGAGGATACGAGAGATAGATAAAGAGGCTCAAGTCATAGTTGTAAGTGCAGATATTCAAAGCGAAGCAAAGCTAAGAGTATTAGTAGCAGGAGCTAAAAATATGTATCCAAAACCGATAAATGTTGATATTATGGTACAGATTTTTGAGCAAGATTTATTATTATAGGGGCTAAAATATTGAATTTACAATTTAATGAAGATCAACTTGACGCACTAAGAGAGTTTATGAATGTCTCTATAGGTGCTGCTACAGCTAGTATGGCAAATCTGCTAAATGCTTTTGGAACAATGCATATTCCTAAAATTGAAGTTTGTAACAGTGATGAACTTGCAGTTAAAATTCAAGAATCTATAGATATAAGGTCTATGTATTTTGTAACAAAGCAGCTCTTTACTGGCAAGTTTGGCGGAGAGTGTATGTTTGTTATAAGTGAAGACTCATCAATCAATCTTGGAAGACATCTCTACTCTATAGAAAATCCATCTTTTGATGATATAAATGATGCGGTTATAGAACTTACAAATATACTAACTTCTACAATTGTTAGCAGATTGACACAAGAGTTAAATACTCAGGTGCAGTTTTTTGTTCCATCACTACAATTTTTAGACCCATCTTCTATAGTAGATGAAGAAGATGTTGCAGAGTATTCAAAGATTATTATAATTAGTACAATTTTAGATTTTCAAGATCAACAGATTATAGGCAATATTTATATTCTTACAAAAGATGAAGCGATAGAGAGTTTAAAAGTTTTGATTGATAAAAAGATAGAAGAGATTTACGGATGATAGAGATTAGATATCCTGATGTATTGTTAGACTCACTAGAAAATGGGCATATGATTATTGATGAACATTTTGTAGTAAGTTATTGGAATAGATGGCTTGCTATAAATACACAAATAAACAAAGAAGATATTTTAGGCAAAAATTTACAAGAGTTTTATCCAGATATAAATTATAAAGTCCTTTATAGAAAAATAAAAACTGCATTAACAATTGGTACACCTACATTTTATGATACAAATAGCAGTAAAAAATTTATATCTATAAATCGTAATAAAGTAACCACGTCTTCGCTTAAACTCATGCAACAACAAGTAACTATCTCTCCTTATATTATCTCAGAGAGCAGAGTAATGATCTCCATTTATGATATTAGTGAGCTTTTTGAAGCAAAATTATTGATAAAAAAAGAGATGAATAAAGTCAATAAACTAAACGAAAAATTAGAAGCTGATAGAGACATAATTGATAAAAATATTATGGTTATGAAAACTTCTGCAAATGGATTTATAAAAGATGTAAGTAGTTTCTTTTGCGACTCTTTTAACATTAGTAAAGATGAACTTATAGGTAAAAATGTATCTATTTTTAAATCAGATGATATATCTGATATTGTTTATAGAAATCTTATAGAAACTCTCAAAAATAAGAAACCTTGGAATGGCGAGCTTAAGTACAAAACATCAAAAAATCAAGAGAAGTGGTTGCAGTCAAGAGTAGTGCCGATTTTAGATCTACATGGAGAGGTGCATGAACTTAATGCTGTTTATCATGATATAACAAATGAGAAGCTCCTTGCCGAGCTCTACATAACAGACTCTCTTACAAAACTATACAATCGTGCCTATTTTGATGAAACTATAAATATGATTGTCAAACATCAAAGAAAAGCAGATAGCGATTTTATTTTAGTACTTGTAGATATAGACCATTTCAAACTCATTAATGACACTTATGGCCATCAAGTTGGAGATGAAGTGCTTGTAGCAATAGCAAAAACACTCAAAGGTTCACTAAGAGATAACGACCTTATTGCAAGATGGGGTGGAGAAGAGTTTGTAATAATGTTAAAAAATATAACCCTTAATGAAGCGAAAACGATTATTGAAAAGGTTAGAGTAAATATACAAAACTCAATTATTAGAGATAATATAAAAGTTACAGCATCTTTTGGTTTAACAAAATATATTATTAACGAAGATTCAAAAGAGATATTTAAAAGAGCTGATGATGCCCTATATGAAGCAAAAAAAGATGGTAGAAATAGAGTGGTTGTAAGGTAACGATAGGCTGGCTTTAGGAGTTTTGGATATTTGTTAAAACTTATACAGATAAGAACATGGTACCAGTGGGCGGACTCGAACCGCCACATATTTCTATACCTGATTTTGAATCAGGCGTGTCTACCATTTCACCACACTGGCTTTAAGCGAAATAATAGTGGTTTATAGCTTAAAAGATTGTGAAGTGGAGTCAAAGTTTTTTTTCTTTAGTCGATATAGAGTATATGGAACTTATGTTGCTTTATGATAAGGTAGTTAGTTGAGTTCAGTAGAATTGGAGGTCTTGATATGAGAGTCACTGGTAACATGTATTATAAAAATGTATTTGGTGAGAGTAATTCACGTTTGAGTCAGAGTCTTTTTGATGTAAATAAGCAGATAGCCTCTGGTCTTAAAATCCAATATGCCCAAGAGGATATAAGGGCTTTTACTGAAACTATGAGACTTGATAATGAAATAACAACTCTAGACCAGAGTAAAAAAAGTACAGTTAGTGCTATGAAATTTTCAAATCAGACAGATTCCGTTTTAAATGAATTTGCACTATCTATGGATCGTGCCAGAGTACTTCTGGTTAAGGCTTCAAATAGTGGTGTAAATAGTGAAGCATCGCTAGATGCTATTGCATATGAGTTAAGAGGTTTAGAGACGCACTTTAAGAGTTTGGCAAATACTTCTATAAACGGACAATATCTATTTTCAGGCTCTGCAATTGACACAAAACCGATTGCTGATGATGGAACCTATAATGGAAATGATGCAATCTTAAAAGCATTTACAGGTTCTGGAACATCACAACAGTATAACATTAGCGGTCAAGAGCTATTTTTTGGTGAAAAGCAATCAACAAGAAGAGAGATAACAACAAATGTTATTCAATTAAATTTAAGTTCAAAATACCCAGATTTTACAGATGCAGCGGTAGAAGGTGATACAAAATATCTAAAAAGTAGTGATACCATTAGAGATTTGATGGGTGATACAGACAACTTTATTGATGTTGGTACTAATAAACACTTTTTTTACATAACTGGAACTAAAAGCAATGGTAGCTCTTTTAAAGAAAAACTTCCAATGTCTGATGATGAAAAAATTAGTGATTTGCTTAAAAAGA
Proteins encoded:
- a CDS encoding chemotaxis protein CheC — its product is MNLQFNEDQLDALREFMNVSIGAATASMANLLNAFGTMHIPKIEVCNSDELAVKIQESIDIRSMYFVTKQLFTGKFGGECMFVISEDSSINLGRHLYSIENPSFDDINDAVIELTNILTSTIVSRLTQELNTQVQFFVPSLQFLDPSSIVDEEDVAEYSKIIIISTILDFQDQQIIGNIYILTKDEAIESLKVLIDKKIEEIYG
- a CDS encoding diguanylate cyclase is translated as MIEIRYPDVLLDSLENGHMIIDEHFVVSYWNRWLAINTQINKEDILGKNLQEFYPDINYKVLYRKIKTALTIGTPTFYDTNSSKKFISINRNKVTTSSLKLMQQQVTISPYIISESRVMISIYDISELFEAKLLIKKEMNKVNKLNEKLEADRDIIDKNIMVMKTSANGFIKDVSSFFCDSFNISKDELIGKNVSIFKSDDISDIVYRNLIETLKNKKPWNGELKYKTSKNQEKWLQSRVVPILDLHGEVHELNAVYHDITNEKLLAELYITDSLTKLYNRAYFDETINMIVKHQRKADSDFILVLVDIDHFKLINDTYGHQVGDEVLVAIAKTLKGSLRDNDLIARWGGEEFVIMLKNITLNEAKTIIEKVRVNIQNSIIRDNIKVTASFGLTKYIINEDSKEIFKRADDALYEAKKDGRNRVVVR